In a genomic window of Pelotomaculum thermopropionicum SI:
- the XseA gene encoding exonuclease VII, large subunit, translated as MKVFSVKELTRYIKSLIEKDVLLANVWVKGEISNFKAAVSGHFYFTLKDDFSCLKVVMFRSRSRLVPFRPENGMAVTVRGYVSVFERDGIYQLYAEEIEPDGTGALFLAFEQLKERLQQEGLFDPKHKKPLPLLPRRIGIVTSPQGAAIRDMLEIIRRRWNGREIILVPVQVQGEAAPPAVARGIQLLNRLGGVDLIIVGRGGGSIEELWAFNTEIVARSIFSSKIPVISAVGHETDFTISDFVADARAATPSAAAEMAVPDKREMERYIQTLRTRLARALEKRLGDDRRRLRACLESRVFVRPADVLCGARQQLLDFLYRRLSQAVRGIVEREEGRLAVLAGRLQALSPLATLARGYSICTTPDGKRVINDSGSVEAGERLSVRLHRGQLSCIVEERI; from the coding sequence TTGAAAGTTTTCAGCGTTAAGGAACTGACCAGATACATCAAATCTTTAATTGAAAAGGACGTATTGCTGGCCAACGTCTGGGTGAAAGGGGAAATATCCAACTTCAAGGCCGCCGTCTCCGGGCACTTTTACTTCACCTTGAAAGACGACTTCAGTTGCCTGAAGGTGGTCATGTTCCGCTCCAGAAGCCGGCTTGTCCCTTTCCGCCCGGAAAACGGCATGGCCGTTACGGTGCGGGGATATGTCTCTGTCTTCGAGCGGGACGGCATATACCAGCTTTATGCCGAAGAGATTGAGCCGGACGGCACCGGCGCACTTTTTCTGGCCTTCGAGCAGTTAAAAGAAAGGCTCCAGCAGGAAGGACTGTTCGACCCGAAGCATAAAAAACCCCTGCCGCTTCTGCCGCGCCGCATTGGCATTGTGACTTCGCCTCAGGGAGCGGCAATCAGGGACATGCTGGAAATAATCAGGCGGCGCTGGAACGGGCGCGAGATTATTCTCGTTCCGGTGCAGGTGCAAGGGGAAGCCGCTCCTCCGGCGGTGGCCAGGGGCATTCAGCTTTTAAACCGGCTGGGCGGCGTCGATTTAATCATTGTCGGCCGGGGAGGCGGCTCTATAGAAGAGTTATGGGCCTTTAACACGGAAATTGTAGCCCGCAGCATCTTCAGTTCAAAAATCCCTGTTATATCGGCGGTGGGGCACGAAACCGACTTTACCATTTCCGATTTTGTTGCCGACGCCCGTGCTGCCACCCCTTCAGCAGCGGCCGAAATGGCCGTGCCGGATAAAAGGGAGATGGAGAGGTATATCCAGACCCTGCGGACCAGGCTTGCCCGCGCCCTGGAAAAAAGGCTGGGCGATGACAGGCGGCGCCTGCGGGCCTGCCTGGAAAGCCGTGTTTTTGTCCGGCCGGCGGACGTTTTGTGCGGCGCCAGGCAGCAGTTGCTGGACTTTTTGTACCGCCGCCTGTCTCAGGCGGTGCGCGGCATCGTAGAGCGGGAGGAAGGGCGCCTGGCGGTACTGGCGGGCCGCCTGCAGGCACTCAGTCCGCTGGCCACGCTGGCAAGAGGTTACAGCATCTGCACCACTCCTGATGGGAAAAGAGTTATCAACGACTCCGGGTCGGTTGAGGCCGGTGAGAGGCTGTCCGTCAGGCTGCATAGGGGACAGCTTAGCTGCATAGTTGAAGAAAGGATTTAA
- the NusB gene encoding transcription termination factor has protein sequence MSRRQARERALQILFQVDVGGADPGEAFRLMDEGFGELKKYQEFARLLVGGTLENLAAIDRVIAGVSKDWNINRMANVDRNIIRMALYEIFFCEDIPYSVSVNEAVELGKTYGGEESGRFINGILGRIVESPEEYRPLIKGSAS, from the coding sequence ATGAGCAGGAGACAGGCCAGGGAAAGGGCGCTTCAGATTCTTTTCCAGGTTGACGTAGGCGGCGCGGATCCGGGCGAGGCGTTCCGGCTGATGGATGAAGGCTTTGGGGAGTTAAAAAAATACCAGGAGTTCGCCCGGCTGCTGGTCGGCGGCACGCTGGAGAATTTGGCGGCCATCGACCGGGTAATTGCAGGTGTAAGCAAGGACTGGAACATAAACAGGATGGCCAATGTGGACAGGAATATCATTCGCATGGCGCTGTACGAGATATTTTTCTGCGAAGACATTCCTTACAGCGTCTCGGTAAACGAAGCGGTGGAGCTCGGCAAGACGTACGGGGGAGAAGAATCGGGGCGTTTTATTAACGGCATTCTCGGCCGGATTGTGGAAAGCCCGGAGGAGTACAGGCCTCTTATAAAGGGCAGCGCTTCTTAA
- the DUR1 gene encoding allophanate hydrolase subunit 1 — MGQRDYNVILDRLPEAGSRPEVLFRQAGDGFLQVEYGAVPRFNLVDSFRVLTINNAVKAKKIKGLYETVPGLRTNLFHFDPEALSVRDLISAIKEEEEKLAQVEDIEFESRLILLPIAFEDSETKKAVEKYVREVRPDAPNVINGYNIEYMALCNGVTVEDIKRMVCGTEWYNSGNGFWPGGGFFWPLDPRCAIVVPKYNPPRTWTPEGTVGIGGPCLYVYPTPTGGGYQLFGRTIPIFQFAQKHPLFKESPTFFRAGDRIRFHEVSEEEVLYIYKHVHEETDYEYDITPGIFKVRDWLDFYTSEEVQRGYKELLAKQEAGTKIAPKV, encoded by the coding sequence ATGGGACAGAGGGATTACAATGTTATTTTAGACAGGCTTCCCGAAGCCGGTTCCAGGCCGGAGGTGCTCTTCAGGCAGGCCGGCGACGGATTTCTCCAGGTTGAATATGGGGCAGTCCCACGGTTTAATCTGGTGGATTCCTTTCGCGTTTTAACCATAAACAACGCCGTAAAAGCAAAAAAAATAAAAGGACTTTATGAAACCGTCCCCGGGTTAAGAACAAATCTTTTCCACTTTGATCCAGAAGCGCTTTCTGTTCGCGATTTAATCAGTGCTATTAAGGAAGAAGAAGAAAAACTGGCTCAAGTTGAAGACATTGAGTTTGAGTCCCGTCTAATTTTGCTGCCTATAGCCTTTGAGGACAGCGAGACCAAAAAAGCGGTGGAGAAATACGTCAGAGAGGTAAGGCCTGATGCCCCCAACGTTATCAACGGCTATAACATAGAATATATGGCTCTTTGCAACGGTGTGACGGTTGAAGATATAAAGCGAATGGTTTGCGGCACGGAATGGTATAACAGCGGCAACGGCTTCTGGCCGGGCGGCGGATTTTTCTGGCCTTTAGACCCGAGATGCGCCATTGTCGTACCCAAATACAACCCGCCTAGAACATGGACTCCTGAGGGCACCGTGGGCATTGGGGGGCCTTGTCTTTACGTTTACCCCACTCCTACCGGCGGCGGTTACCAGTTGTTCGGCAGGACCATCCCCATCTTTCAGTTTGCCCAGAAACACCCGCTTTTCAAAGAAAGCCCCACCTTTTTCCGGGCCGGCGACCGGATTAGATTTCATGAAGTAAGTGAAGAAGAAGTCTTGTATATTTACAAGCATGTGCATGAAGAAACCGACTATGAGTATGACATAACCCCGGGTATTTTTAAAGTGAGGGACTGGCTTGATTTTTACACTTCTGAAGAGGTGCAAAGAGGGTATAAAGAATTGCTGGCCAAACAGGAAGCCGGGACAAAAATTGCGCCCAAAGTTTAA
- the UbiB gene encoding 2-polyprenylphenol hydroxylase and related flavodoxin oxidoreductases translates to MYRIVKKEVLAPSLKLFVIDAPLVARKARAGQFVILRIREEGERIPLTIADFDREKGTITCVFQEVGKTTRELGLLEEGESIKDFAGPLGVPSHIEKYGRVACIGGGVGVAPVFPIARALKEAGNEITGIIGARTGELLFWEDRMRQVCDELLVATDDGSYGRKGFVTDLLKEAIEEKGNFALCLAIGPLPMMRAVCDLTRNYSIKTVVSLNPVMVDGTGMCGCCRVTVGGETRFVCVDGPEFDGHQVDFAEMARRSVIYRPQELLALERHGGRGAHRCSCSSGGEM, encoded by the coding sequence TTGTACAGAATAGTAAAGAAAGAAGTGCTGGCACCGTCGTTAAAGCTGTTTGTCATCGACGCCCCTCTGGTTGCCCGCAAGGCCCGGGCCGGGCAGTTTGTCATCCTGCGCATCCGCGAAGAAGGTGAGCGAATCCCTCTCACCATAGCCGATTTTGACCGGGAAAAGGGGACGATTACCTGTGTTTTTCAGGAAGTCGGCAAAACCACCAGGGAACTCGGCTTGCTTGAGGAAGGGGAAAGCATTAAAGATTTTGCAGGGCCGCTGGGCGTGCCGTCACACATTGAAAAGTACGGCCGGGTGGCCTGCATCGGCGGGGGCGTCGGGGTTGCCCCAGTATTCCCGATAGCCAGGGCCTTGAAAGAGGCCGGGAACGAAATTACCGGCATCATTGGAGCCAGGACCGGAGAACTTCTTTTCTGGGAAGACAGGATGCGCCAGGTGTGCGACGAGCTGCTGGTTGCCACCGATGACGGCTCTTACGGGCGCAAGGGTTTTGTGACCGACCTTTTAAAAGAGGCCATTGAGGAAAAGGGCAACTTTGCGCTTTGCCTGGCCATCGGGCCGCTGCCCATGATGAGGGCTGTCTGCGACCTGACCAGAAATTACAGTATTAAGACAGTTGTCAGCTTAAACCCGGTTATGGTGGACGGGACCGGTATGTGCGGCTGCTGCCGGGTGACGGTTGGGGGAGAGACCAGGTTTGTCTGCGTGGACGGTCCTGAATTTGACGGACATCAGGTAGATTTTGCCGAGATGGCCCGCCGCTCGGTCATATACAGGCCGCAGGAATTGCTGGCCCTGGAGAGGCACGGCGGCAGGGGCGCTCACAGGTGCAGTTGCAGCAGCGGAGGTGAAATGTAA
- the AccC gene encoding biotin carboxylase, producing the protein MVIKKLLIANRGEIVPRVMRACRELGIKTVAVYSDADRGMSYLNEADEAYNIGPANPLKSYLNIDAIINALKASGADAVHPGYGFLSENALFAETVSASGATWVGPPPPVLKAIDSKCFCRKIATDAGVPVVPGTINTINEVNEVYQFAARYGYPIVLKLDKGGGGKGIELVKEESQVKGAFERLSRIGLMAFGHPECYIEKEVNSPRHIEIQFLADKYGNCICLGERECSVQRRYQKIIEESPSPVVNENERKRLFDYTRQLALAMGYEGAGTMEFLRSADGHFYFMEINARLQVEHPVTELITGIDIVKKQLSIAAGEKIAIGQEDVTFQGHAIEARVYAEDPVTFCPSPGTVKKLSFPVMNGNALRIDHALEEGVAVPPYYDPLLAKVIAWGATRREAIERLRDALAGFGIEGIKTTIPVNLLILNNEKFVLGEIDTGFIETLNLKENKDLLKPLWPCL; encoded by the coding sequence ATGGTGATAAAAAAGCTGCTGATTGCCAACCGGGGAGAAATAGTGCCCAGGGTTATGAGAGCCTGCCGCGAGCTGGGCATTAAAACCGTAGCGGTTTATTCCGATGCCGACAGGGGCATGTCTTACCTGAACGAAGCTGATGAGGCATATAACATCGGTCCTGCCAATCCTCTTAAAAGCTATCTTAACATAGATGCAATTATTAATGCATTAAAAGCGTCCGGTGCTGATGCCGTTCACCCTGGATACGGGTTTCTTTCGGAAAACGCGTTGTTTGCAGAGACGGTTTCTGCCAGCGGGGCGACGTGGGTTGGCCCTCCCCCGCCGGTTTTAAAGGCCATTGATTCAAAATGCTTTTGCCGTAAGATTGCTACTGATGCCGGCGTGCCGGTTGTGCCCGGAACAATTAACACAATTAATGAAGTAAACGAAGTGTATCAGTTTGCGGCTCGATACGGATATCCCATTGTTCTTAAACTTGATAAAGGGGGCGGAGGCAAAGGCATTGAACTGGTAAAAGAAGAGAGTCAGGTTAAGGGTGCTTTTGAAAGGCTTTCGAGAATTGGATTGATGGCCTTCGGCCACCCCGAATGTTACATTGAAAAAGAAGTAAACAGCCCCAGGCATATAGAAATCCAGTTTCTTGCCGACAAGTACGGCAACTGTATATGCCTGGGCGAAAGAGAATGCTCCGTCCAGAGGCGCTATCAGAAAATTATAGAAGAATCGCCTTCTCCTGTGGTCAATGAAAATGAAAGGAAAAGACTTTTCGATTATACGCGCCAACTGGCTCTGGCTATGGGCTATGAAGGAGCAGGCACGATGGAATTTTTAAGGTCTGCCGACGGACATTTCTACTTCATGGAGATAAATGCCAGATTACAGGTCGAACACCCTGTCACGGAGTTAATTACAGGTATTGACATTGTTAAAAAGCAGCTTTCGATTGCGGCCGGGGAAAAAATTGCCATCGGGCAGGAAGACGTAACCTTTCAAGGACATGCTATTGAAGCCAGAGTTTATGCCGAGGATCCCGTTACGTTCTGTCCATCTCCCGGAACTGTTAAAAAGCTGAGCTTTCCTGTTATGAACGGAAATGCCCTCCGCATCGATCACGCTCTTGAGGAAGGGGTTGCTGTCCCGCCCTATTACGATCCATTGCTGGCCAAGGTTATTGCCTGGGGGGCGACCCGCCGGGAAGCTATTGAAAGGCTGCGGGATGCTCTGGCCGGTTTTGGCATCGAGGGGATA
- a CDS encoding methenyl tetrahydrofolate cyclohydrolase: MSRFFDRSLREIIGAASSSAPTPGGGSVSAIVACLGVAMTAMVCNLTIGKEKYRAVEPQVREILETANGLIGRLEDLVDADMAVFNGFMSAYRMPRNNEEEKAARQAAVQEALKEATGVPLEIARACLDALKITCRLAAVGNKMAVSDAGVAALVLEAALKGALLNVDSNIPMIDEPEFKTRAAEEKDALILEAGRLKEAVMAIVRERMNNRL; the protein is encoded by the coding sequence ATGAGCAGGTTTTTTGACCGGAGCTTGCGGGAAATAATAGGGGCAGCATCCTCCAGTGCGCCAACCCCCGGCGGCGGCAGCGTGTCCGCCATAGTGGCCTGCCTGGGAGTGGCCATGACAGCCATGGTCTGCAATTTGACCATAGGGAAAGAAAAATACAGGGCGGTCGAACCCCAGGTAAGGGAGATACTGGAAACAGCAAACGGCCTGATCGGAAGGCTTGAAGACCTGGTAGATGCCGATATGGCCGTTTTTAACGGTTTTATGTCGGCCTACCGGATGCCCAGGAACAACGAAGAGGAAAAGGCGGCACGCCAGGCGGCCGTGCAGGAAGCTTTGAAGGAAGCTACCGGGGTCCCGCTGGAAATTGCCAGGGCCTGCCTGGATGCGTTAAAAATTACCTGCCGGCTTGCCGCCGTAGGCAACAAGATGGCCGTCAGCGATGCCGGCGTTGCCGCCCTGGTGCTCGAGGCCGCCCTGAAAGGCGCCCTGTTAAATGTCGACAGCAATATTCCGATGATTGATGAGCCTGAGTTCAAAACCAGGGCGGCGGAAGAAAAAGATGCTCTCATATTGGAGGCCGGCCGGCTCAAGGAGGCGGTAATGGCCATCGTGCGGGAAAGAATGAACAACCGGTTATAA
- the PycA gene encoding pyruvate carboxylase, with protein sequence MEVVVKAHMPGLVARVVVNEGERVTAGQEVAVINCMKTEISVITETDGVVKDILVKEWDEMEIGSPMIVLEA encoded by the coding sequence ATGGAAGTAGTGGTAAAAGCTCACATGCCGGGCTTGGTTGCACGGGTGGTAGTTAATGAGGGAGAACGGGTTACAGCCGGTCAGGAAGTTGCAGTGATAAACTGTATGAAGACCGAGATATCGGTTATCACCGAAACTGACGGAGTGGTGAAGGACATTCTGGTAAAAGAATGGGATGAAATGGAGATAGGAAGCCCGATGATAGTTCTGGAAGCATAA
- the GabT gene encoding 4-aminobutyrate aminotransferase and related aminotransferases has translation MLFLLAQHLLIYFVSHSLLTLNGPISKGAEALINIKTEIPGPKSLELLELRKKYVPKGISNSGQVFAGEAEGAVITDVDGNRYIDFATGIGVINVGHRHEKVVKAAKEQIDKYIHTSFNVIMYEPYVRLAEKLAAITPGSFPKKTMFANSGAEAVENAVKIARKYTKRTGIIALECAFHGRTLMTMTLTSKIRPYKYGFGPFAPEVYKIPSAYCYRCYFGLEYPSCDMRCLSNLERFFVAEQPADNIAALIAEPVQGEGGFIVPPPEFLPGLKQICEKYGILFVVDEIQTGFGRTGKLFACEHFGLAPDIITIAKSLAAGFPLSAVTGRAEIMDSPDPGEIGGTYGGNPVSCAAALQVIDIMQEEKLPERAARIGARIQQSLKELQEKYQVIGDVRGLGAMVAVELVKDRKTKEPAKEITGQLISECYKQGLIVLSAGIYSNVMRFLPPLIIGDDELNWALAVLEKAFEKVCGKN, from the coding sequence ATGCTCTTCTTGCTGGCACAACATTTGCTCATTTATTTTGTTAGCCATTCTTTATTAACTTTAAACGGGCCAATTTCAAAGGGGGCTGAAGCATTGATTAACATCAAAACAGAAATTCCCGGACCAAAGTCCTTAGAGCTATTGGAACTCAGAAAAAAATACGTTCCCAAAGGCATTTCCAACAGCGGGCAGGTTTTCGCGGGAGAGGCAGAGGGGGCTGTAATCACCGATGTGGACGGCAACCGATACATCGATTTTGCAACCGGCATCGGCGTGATAAACGTGGGGCACCGCCACGAAAAGGTGGTTAAAGCGGCCAAGGAGCAAATTGATAAATATATTCACACCAGTTTCAATGTGATCATGTACGAGCCTTACGTGCGCCTGGCCGAAAAGCTTGCAGCGATAACGCCCGGCTCTTTTCCCAAAAAAACCATGTTTGCCAACAGCGGCGCAGAGGCGGTGGAAAACGCTGTCAAAATCGCCCGCAAATACACCAAAAGAACAGGCATAATCGCGCTTGAATGTGCTTTCCACGGCCGGACTCTGATGACAATGACCCTGACCAGCAAAATAAGGCCTTACAAATACGGATTCGGGCCCTTTGCCCCGGAAGTGTACAAGATTCCGTCCGCCTACTGCTACCGCTGCTACTTCGGGCTGGAATACCCTTCTTGCGACATGCGCTGCCTGAGCAACCTGGAAAGGTTCTTCGTGGCCGAACAGCCTGCGGACAACATTGCCGCCCTGATTGCCGAGCCCGTTCAGGGAGAAGGCGGTTTCATCGTTCCCCCGCCGGAATTCCTGCCCGGGTTAAAACAAATCTGCGAAAAATACGGCATCCTGTTTGTTGTCGACGAAATTCAAACCGGCTTCGGCCGTACCGGGAAACTGTTCGCCTGCGAGCATTTCGGCCTTGCGCCGGACATCATCACCATTGCCAAGTCGCTGGCCGCCGGCTTCCCGCTAAGCGCGGTGACCGGCCGGGCTGAAATCATGGATTCCCCCGATCCCGGCGAAATCGGCGGAACCTACGGAGGCAACCCGGTGTCTTGCGCCGCCGCCCTGCAGGTAATTGACATCATGCAAGAAGAAAAACTGCCCGAACGGGCGGCCCGGATCGGCGCCAGAATACAGCAAAGCCTCAAGGAATTGCAGGAAAAGTATCAGGTCATTGGAGATGTGCGCGGCCTCGGCGCCATGGTGGCGGTAGAGCTGGTAAAAGACAGGAAAACGAAGGAGCCGGCCAAAGAAATTACCGGCCAGCTTATATCCGAGTGCTACAAGCAGGGGTTAATTGTCTTGAGCGCGGGTATTTACAGCAATGTTATGAGGTTCCTGCCCCCCCTGATCATCGGCGACGACGAGCTCAATTGGGCCCTGGCAGTGCTTGAAAAAGCCTTTGAAAAGGTTTGCGGTAAAAATTAA
- the GltD gene encoding NADPH-dependent glutamate synthase beta chain and related oxidoreductases, producing MAREKKTVIPHRHPMPVQDPGLRTRNFNEVALGYGEEAAVAEAARCLQCKNEPCRQGCPVEVDIPAFIRLVAGRDFAGAIKKIKEKNALPAVCGRVCPQENQCEKYCTMGKKYEPVAIGRLERFCADWELAGGVLPQKTAPPTGKKVAVVGSGPAGLTCAADLAKLGHRVTVFEALHVAGGVLMYGIPEFRLPKAVVQAEINNLKNLGVEIQVNAVVGKFATVDELLEEWGFDAVFIGTGAGLPHFMKIPGENACGVYSANEFLTRTNLMKAYLFPEYDTPVRVGRKVAVLGGGNVAMDAARTALRLGAEESWIVYRRSRKEMPARLEEVEHAEEEGVKFMFLTSPTRILYNEDYWVTGLECLRYELGEPDSSGRRSPVAIAGSEFIMEADTVVVAIGQGPNPLVPRTTRGLECNKKGNIMVDPQTAATSKPGVFAGGDVVTGAATVILAMGAGRIAAKSIHAYLENR from the coding sequence ATGGCCCGGGAGAAAAAGACAGTAATTCCTCACAGGCACCCCATGCCCGTTCAGGACCCCGGCCTTAGAACCAGGAACTTCAACGAGGTGGCCCTGGGCTACGGGGAAGAAGCGGCAGTGGCCGAAGCCGCCCGCTGCCTTCAGTGCAAAAATGAGCCCTGCCGGCAGGGCTGCCCGGTAGAAGTGGATATTCCGGCCTTTATAAGGCTGGTGGCCGGACGTGATTTTGCCGGCGCCATAAAGAAAATTAAAGAAAAAAACGCCCTTCCGGCCGTTTGCGGGCGGGTTTGCCCCCAGGAAAACCAGTGCGAGAAGTACTGCACCATGGGAAAAAAATACGAGCCGGTTGCCATCGGCCGGCTTGAACGGTTTTGCGCCGACTGGGAGCTGGCCGGCGGCGTGCTGCCGCAGAAAACCGCCCCGCCCACCGGGAAAAAAGTGGCGGTGGTAGGCTCCGGGCCGGCCGGGCTGACCTGCGCCGCCGACCTGGCCAAGCTGGGCCACCGGGTAACCGTCTTTGAAGCCCTGCATGTAGCAGGCGGCGTGCTGATGTACGGGATACCCGAGTTCCGCCTGCCAAAGGCCGTGGTTCAGGCCGAGATTAACAATCTTAAAAATTTAGGCGTGGAAATTCAGGTAAACGCTGTGGTCGGCAAGTTTGCCACGGTTGATGAACTGCTTGAAGAATGGGGCTTTGACGCCGTATTTATCGGTACGGGCGCAGGACTGCCGCACTTCATGAAAATACCCGGAGAAAATGCCTGCGGCGTCTATTCCGCCAACGAATTCCTCACCCGCACGAATTTAATGAAGGCTTATCTTTTCCCGGAATACGACACTCCCGTGCGTGTGGGGAGGAAGGTGGCCGTGCTGGGAGGCGGCAACGTTGCCATGGACGCGGCGCGCACCGCGCTCCGCCTGGGTGCGGAAGAGTCCTGGATCGTTTACCGGCGCTCCAGAAAAGAAATGCCGGCGCGTCTGGAAGAGGTGGAGCATGCCGAAGAAGAAGGGGTTAAGTTCATGTTCCTGACCAGCCCCACCAGGATCCTCTACAACGAAGACTACTGGGTAACGGGGTTGGAGTGCCTGCGCTACGAGCTGGGCGAACCGGACTCTTCCGGGCGGCGCAGCCCGGTTGCAATTGCGGGCTCCGAATTTATAATGGAAGCCGACACGGTGGTGGTGGCCATCGGCCAGGGGCCGAACCCGCTGGTGCCGCGGACCACCAGGGGCCTGGAGTGCAATAAAAAAGGAAACATTATGGTCGATCCGCAAACGGCGGCCACCTCCAAGCCGGGCGTATTTGCCGGCGGCGATGTGGTGACAGGCGCCGCCACGGTGATCCTGGCCATGGGAGCCGGAAGGATCGCTGCAAAGTCCATCCACGCCTACCTGGAGAACAGATGA
- the FolD gene encoding 5,10-methylene-tetrahydrofolate dehydrogenase/methenyl tetrahydrofolate cyclohydrolase, with amino-acid sequence MALIIDGRKVAAAIREEVKSEVDRLKERGIVPRLAVILVGEDPASVLYSRSIEKACTRAGVEYELFALPAGIPEDDVVALLSRLNEDGSVHGIMVELPLPKQMNRQKVLEAVSPVKDVDGVHPVNRGYIMSNSEGLFPTTPMSCIEIMLRNGIEIKGKHAVLVGRGESVGKPLVYMMLNQNATVTVCHTFTNDLAYHTRQADILVVAVGKAGMITGDMVKPGAVVVDAGINEAKDGGICGDVDFDSVARVAGAISPVPGGVGSLTTTLILKNTLKAIRLQGGKV; translated from the coding sequence ATGGCATTGATAATTGACGGAAGGAAAGTGGCTGCGGCGATCAGGGAAGAGGTAAAATCGGAAGTGGACAGGCTGAAGGAGCGGGGAATTGTCCCCAGATTGGCGGTAATTCTGGTTGGAGAGGATCCCGCTTCTGTGCTGTATTCACGCTCCATAGAAAAAGCCTGCACCCGCGCCGGCGTTGAATATGAGCTGTTTGCCCTGCCGGCAGGGATACCGGAGGATGACGTGGTGGCTCTTTTAAGCAGGCTGAACGAAGACGGCAGCGTTCATGGGATTATGGTCGAGCTGCCGCTGCCGAAGCAAATGAACAGGCAGAAGGTGCTGGAAGCCGTTTCGCCGGTTAAAGACGTGGACGGCGTCCACCCCGTCAACCGCGGCTATATCATGAGCAACAGCGAGGGGCTTTTCCCCACCACGCCCATGAGCTGCATTGAAATCATGCTGCGCAACGGAATTGAAATAAAGGGCAAGCATGCCGTGCTGGTAGGGCGCGGCGAGTCGGTCGGCAAACCGCTGGTTTACATGATGCTCAATCAAAATGCTACTGTAACCGTCTGCCATACCTTTACCAATGACCTGGCCTACCATACCCGGCAGGCCGACATACTGGTTGTTGCCGTAGGAAAGGCCGGGATGATTACCGGCGATATGGTAAAGCCCGGCGCCGTGGTGGTGGACGCGGGCATTAACGAGGCCAAGGACGGCGGCATTTGCGGGGATGTAGACTTTGACAGCGTTGCCAGGGTGGCCGGCGCCATCTCGCCGGTGCCCGGCGGGGTGGGCAGCCTGACCACGACGCTGATTCTAAAAAATACCCTGAAGGCAATCAGGCTGCAAGGTGGTAAGGTATGA